A segment of the Deinococcus depolymerans genome:
ACACGCAGATGTACGGCGTGATCATCGGCGTGATCCTGTCGGTCGCGTCGTACTTCTGGCTGCGCAGCCGCATTCCCGGCTGGGCGTTCTGGCAGTTCTGGCTGTGGTACTCCATCCTGCGTGCCGGGTGGGAGGAGACCTTCCGCCTGAACCCGCTGCTGCCGGACGTGTACCTCAGCCAGGGTCTCGACAAGGCGGGCATCGGCCTGTTCACGGAAACGCAGCTGATCAGCATTCCGCTGATCCTGGCCAGCATCTACTTCTTGGTGCGCCTGCGCCGTCAGGGCGTCCCGGCGGCGCCCGCGCCGGATTCGACCCTCAAGCCTTCCTGATCCACGCACCTGCCGGGGCCCACCTGCCGGGGCCGCCACGTCAAGCGCGTGGTGGCCCCGCTGCCGTGGCAGGCGGCCCTGCCCTGACGGCGCGCGCGACAGGGCGCTGGTACACTTCGGGGCGGTATGACTGATACGAACCGTCCGCTGGACGTGGTGATCCTGGCCGCCGGTCAGGGAACGCGCATGAAATCCTCGCTGCCCAAGGTGCTGCACCCGGTCGCGGGCCGCCCGATGGTCGCGTGGGCCGTGAAGGCCGCGCAGGAACTCGGCGCGCGGAACGTGGTCGTCGTGACCGGACACGGCGCCGGGGCGGTCGAGGCGGCCCTGGCCGGCAGCGGCGTGGTGTTCGCGCGGCAGGAGCAGCAGCTGGGCACCGGGAACGCCTTCCTGGCGGGCATGGACGCCCTGGACGACCACGAGAACGCGGACGTGCTGGTCCTGTACGGCGACACGCCGCTGCTGCGCACCGAGACGCTCCGCGACCTGCTGGCCGACCACCGCACGCGGGGCGGGGCCTTCACGGTCCTGACCGGCGTGCTGCCGGACGCGACCGGGTACGGCCGGATCATCCGGGACGCGCAGGGGAACGTGGAACGCATCGTGGAGCAGAAGGACGCCACGCCCGAGGAACGCGCCGTGCAGGAATTCAACTCCGGGGTGTACCTGATGGACGCCCGCGCGAACGAACTGGCCCACCGCATCACGAACGAGAACGCCAGCGGCGAGTACTACCTGACGGACCTGCTGGGCCTGTACCGCGCCGAGGGTGCCGAGGCGCACGCCTTCCGCCTGACCGACCCGGACGAGGTCATGGGCGCCAACGACCGCACGGGGCTGGCCGAGGCGGAGAACATCATCCGGGCGCGCATCACGCAGGCGCACATGCGGGCCGGGGTGACCATCCACATGCCGGAAACGGTGTACATCGAGGACACGGTCGTGCTGGGCCGCGACGTGACCCTGGAACCCGGCGTGATCCTGCGCGGCGACACGCGCGTCGCGGACGGCGCCCAGATCGGCGCGTACTCGGTCGTCACGGACAGCGTGCTGGCTGAGGGCGTGGTCGTGAAGCCGCACAGCGTGCTGGAAGGCGCGCAGGTGGGTGCGCGCAGTGACGTGGGGCCGTTCGCGCGCCTGCGCCCCGGCACCGTGCTGGGCGAGGCGGTGCACATCGGGAACTTCGTGGAAACCAAGAACGCCCGTCTCGCGCAGGGCGTGAAGGCCGGGCACCTCGCGTACCTGGGTGACGTGAGCATCGGCGACGAGACGAACGTGGGGGCCGGGACCATCATCGCGAACTTCGACGGGGTGAACAAACACCCCAGCCGCATCGGGGCGGGTGTGTTCATCGGCAGTAACTCCACCATCGTCGCGCCCCGCGTGATCGGGGACGCCGCGTTCATCGCGGGCGGCAGCACCGTCCACGACGACGTGCCCGAGGGAGCCCTGGCCGTCGCGCGCGGCAAGCAGCGCAACCTCGAAGGCTGGTCCCACCGTTACTGGAACGGCCTGCGAGAGAAGGTGCAGACGAAACTGCCGTGGCTGGCCGGGTGGCTCGACCGGCAGGGCTGATACGGACTCCGATGGAATGGTTTGCAAAAACCGTTCCATCCGAGCGGACGCGAGCAGGAGAGAAACGGGTTCCGGGCGTGGAGTTGGCAACCCGGTGCTGTCCTGGGTTGCTAACGAAGCAGACGGAATCCGTATGACGCACGAACCATGAAGGGGGACGCCGACCGGTGGCGTCCCCCCACTGCTGCCGGATTCAGGCCGTGAGGGGCGGCGCTTCGGGCAGCGGGTCCTCCACGCGGCGCAGGTGCGGGTTCAGGAGTTGCGCGGTCGCCAGGACGGCCATCAGCACTCCGGACCACAGCAGGATCGACCCGGCCCCCACCCGCGCGGCGAGCAGCCCGGCCAGCGCGGTACTGAGGGGCGCGGTGAACTGCGCGATCAGGCGGCGCACGCTGAACACCCGGCCCTGCAGTTCCGGCGAGACCTGCGCCTGCCAGATGCTCTGCGAGTGCGCGTTCATGATCGGCGTCATCACCCCGAACGACAGCACGCACGCGGCCGTCAGGGGCAGGCTGCCCGCCACGCCGCTCAGGGCCTGCGCGGTTCCGGCGGCGATCATGGGCAGCAGCACGCCCAGCACCCGCCGCCGCTTCAGGCCGCCCGTCACGCTGACCAGCAGGCCGCCCAGCAGCCCCCCGGCACTCAGGGCCGTCCAGAGGGTCGCCAGGGCCGCGCCGGTCCCGTCGGCGGGGGTGCCCAGCGTGAACCGTACCAGCAGCGGATGCAGGACGCCCACGCCGCTGGTGAGCAGGTTCACGCCCGCGAAGGTCAGCAGCAGGTGCAGCAGCGCGGGCCGCCGCCCGATGAACGACCACCCGAAACGCATGTCCTGCGCCAGCGAGGGCCGGCCGCGCCCCCCGTCCCGGCGGGGCGGTTGCGGCCAGTGCAGGCGCGACACCACCGCCGCCGCCAGCAGGAACGACGCCGCGTCGATGCCCAGCGCCAGCGGCACGCCGTCCGGCAGGCCCGCCAGCGCTCCCGCCAGCACGCCCGGCCCCTCTCCCTGCCGCGCCAGGGCCGGCAGTCCGATCAGCAGCGCCGCCAGCGCCGGACTGAGCAGCCCAGACAGACTCCAGAGGGTCTGCATCAGGCCGTTCGCGCGCGGCAGGCGGTCGCGCGTGACCAGCGACGAGTAACTCGTGTCGAACGCCGACCCGTGAAACGTACCCACCAGACCCAGCGCAGCCGTGAACAGCGTCAGCAGCCACACGGGCGGCGTGCCCAGCGTGACCATCAGCACGCCCAGCGCCAGCAGCAGCGCCCCCAGCAGGTCGCAGGTGATCATCATGCGCCGCCGGTTCCAGCGGTCCGCCAGCGCCCCCGCCAGCGGCGCCCCCAGAATCGCCGCCGCGCCCCACCCCAGCCCGGTCAGGGCCAGCGCCGCCGCCAGCTCCGGCTTCTGCGCCTCCAGCGGAAAACGCGACTGCGTCAGGTAGATGTTCATGGCAAACGCACTCAGGCCGCCCCCCAGCACACTCAGCGCCTGCGACCCCCACAGCCACAGGAACGTCCGCCAGCGGGCCGCGTCCGACAGGACGGGCGGGTCGGGCAGGGAGTCAGCAGGCGGCAGGGTCATACGCCCAGCGTAGGGCAGCGCCCACCGCCGCGAATCCGCACACTGGCCGATACACCCCCGCGCCCCTCACCACTACCCTGCCGGGCATGCTGCGCCGCTCCCGCTGCGCGCTCACGCGCTGAGCTACTTCTGCCGGAGTTTCTTGCGTTCCTGCACGGCGAGTTCGTCGACGCGTTCGTTCTCGCCGTGCCCGGCATGGCCCTTGACCCACACGAAGGTCAGGGCGTGCGTTCTGGCTTGCGCGATCAGTTCTTCCCAGAGGTCCTGGTTTTTCACGGGGTCCTTGGCGGCGGTTTTCCAGCCGTTGCGTTGCCAGTTCAGGATCCAGCCGTCCGTGAAGGCCTTGCGGAGGTACTGGCTGTCGGTGACGACGGTGACGTGGCAGGGGCGTTTGAGGACTTTCAGGCCCTCGAGCAGGCCGCGCAGTTCCATGCGGTTGTTGGTGGTGCCTTCCTCGTTCCCGCTGAGGACGAGTTCGCGGCCCTTGCAGTTGAGGATGGTGGCCCAGCCGCCGTGGCCGGCCTGGGTGTCGCAGGCGCCGTCGCTGTACAGTTCGACGTGGTCGCCCACCACGGGTTGCGCGGGCTGGATGCCGGCCGGGAGGGCCTGGCGGTCGCGCGCGGCGTCCTGCGCTTTCTGGGCGGGGGACTTGCGGGGGGCGGGGCGGGGGCGGGTCATTGTCCGGGAACTGTAGGGAGGCGCGGGGCGTACTGTCAAGCATGAGCCGTTCCCTGCCTGTCATTCCGGAACCCGACCGCACTCCGGCGATCATCACGCACCTGTCGCCGCTGGCGGGCCTGCTGCTGCCGACGCTGGGGAACGTGCTGGGGCCGCTGGTGGCGTGGCTGGCGTTCCGGGACCGGAGTGGTGCGCTGGACGAGCAGGGCAAGGAAGCCCTGAACTTCCAGCTGAGTTTCTGGCTGTACGGACTGGTGGTGGGGGTGCTGGCGTTCATTCTGTTCAGCGCGGGCCTGATCGGTGGGGCGGTGGGGGCGGCGGCGGGCACGCCGGACCTGGGGGCGCTGGCGTTCCTGGGGACGTTCGGAGCGTTCTTCCTGTTCTTCCTGCCGGTGATGGCGGTGCTGGGGCTGGTGCCGTTCGTGTTCATGATCGTGGCGGTCGTGCGGGTCAGTGCGGGGCAGCCTTACCGGTACCCGCTGAGCATCCGCTTCCTGCGCTGAAACGGACTCCGATTGAATGGCTTGCAGAGCCGTTCAATCCGAGCGGATGCGACTCGGAGAGCTGCTCCGCAGAGAAGGAGAGAAGCGGGTTCCGGACGTGGAGTTGGCAACCCGGCGCCCTTCCGGATTGTCAACGAAACAGACGGAGTCCGTATGAGGCATCCGGGCGCGGGCGCGTATGCTGGGGCGCATGCGGATCATGGCTGTGTTTGCGCACCCGGACGACGAGATCGGGTGCATGGGGACCCTGGCGAAGCACGCGGCGCGTGGCGACGAGGTCATGCTGGTCTGGACGACGCTGGGCGAACTGGCCAGTCAGTTCGGGGACGCGCCGCACGCGGAGGTCACGCGGGTGCGCCGCGAGCATGGCGCGTGGGTGGCGGCGCAGATCGGGGCGCAGCATCACTTCTTCGACATGGGGGACAGCCGCATGACGGGCGGGCGCGGCGAGGCGCTGCAACTGGCGCGGCTGTACGCGCGGTTCCGGCCGAACGCCGTGATCACCTGGAGTGACGATCACCCGCACCCGGATCACCGCATGACCGCGAAGATCGCCTTCGACGCGATCACGCTGGCCCGCATTCCGAAGATCGTGAACGAGGTGGGCGGCGGGGCCGCCATGCCGCCCGCCCCGGACCTGAGTGGCGACCACGCCATCGAGAGTGGTGAGGACGTGCGCCGCCTGGACGCGTGGCGGGAACCCGTGCGCTTCTACCAGTACCACGCGCCGGCCAGTCCGTACCCGGAGGTCAGCGTGGACATCACGGACACCATTGACGTGGCGGGCCGCGTGATGGAGTACTACCACGACTTCTACCGCTGGCAGTGGACGAAAGAGCAGTTCCTGGAGGGCCGCGCGGGCGTGGGGCGGCTGGCGGGCGTGCGGTACGCCGAGCGGTTCAACCTGCGCGTGTCGCAGCTGCCGGCGCGGGCCTACCTGGACTGATCCGGACTCCGGGTGAAGGGGGCTGCACCCGCTTTCAGGCCGAGCAGAGAGGCCTGTCCCGGTGCGGGTGCGGGCCGCTTCGCGCTACAGTGACGGTTACTATGTCCGAGTCCATCAGCATCAAGCAGACCATCGTGGTCAGGGCCCGTCCGGACGTGCTGTACCGGCTGGCGCTGGAACCCAGGCGGCGCGTCAAGTGGGACCCCAACCTCGCGAAAGCCGAGTACGAGGGCGAGAACGCCCGGCTGGCGAACAACGCGCTGGTGCGCTTCAAGTTC
Coding sequences within it:
- the glmU gene encoding bifunctional UDP-N-acetylglucosamine diphosphorylase/glucosamine-1-phosphate N-acetyltransferase GlmU; its protein translation is MTDTNRPLDVVILAAGQGTRMKSSLPKVLHPVAGRPMVAWAVKAAQELGARNVVVVTGHGAGAVEAALAGSGVVFARQEQQLGTGNAFLAGMDALDDHENADVLVLYGDTPLLRTETLRDLLADHRTRGGAFTVLTGVLPDATGYGRIIRDAQGNVERIVEQKDATPEERAVQEFNSGVYLMDARANELAHRITNENASGEYYLTDLLGLYRAEGAEAHAFRLTDPDEVMGANDRTGLAEAENIIRARITQAHMRAGVTIHMPETVYIEDTVVLGRDVTLEPGVILRGDTRVADGAQIGAYSVVTDSVLAEGVVVKPHSVLEGAQVGARSDVGPFARLRPGTVLGEAVHIGNFVETKNARLAQGVKAGHLAYLGDVSIGDETNVGAGTIIANFDGVNKHPSRIGAGVFIGSNSTIVAPRVIGDAAFIAGGSTVHDDVPEGALAVARGKQRNLEGWSHRYWNGLREKVQTKLPWLAGWLDRQG
- a CDS encoding MFS transporter codes for the protein MTLPPADSLPDPPVLSDAARWRTFLWLWGSQALSVLGGGLSAFAMNIYLTQSRFPLEAQKPELAAALALTGLGWGAAAILGAPLAGALADRWNRRRMMITCDLLGALLLALGVLMVTLGTPPVWLLTLFTAALGLVGTFHGSAFDTSYSSLVTRDRLPRANGLMQTLWSLSGLLSPALAALLIGLPALARQGEGPGVLAGALAGLPDGVPLALGIDAASFLLAAAVVSRLHWPQPPRRDGGRGRPSLAQDMRFGWSFIGRRPALLHLLLTFAGVNLLTSGVGVLHPLLVRFTLGTPADGTGAALATLWTALSAGGLLGGLLVSVTGGLKRRRVLGVLLPMIAAGTAQALSGVAGSLPLTAACVLSFGVMTPIMNAHSQSIWQAQVSPELQGRVFSVRRLIAQFTAPLSTALAGLLAARVGAGSILLWSGVLMAVLATAQLLNPHLRRVEDPLPEAPPLTA
- the rnhA gene encoding ribonuclease HI; translation: MTRPRPAPRKSPAQKAQDAARDRQALPAGIQPAQPVVGDHVELYSDGACDTQAGHGGWATILNCKGRELVLSGNEEGTTNNRMELRGLLEGLKVLKRPCHVTVVTDSQYLRKAFTDGWILNWQRNGWKTAAKDPVKNQDLWEELIAQARTHALTFVWVKGHAGHGENERVDELAVQERKKLRQK
- a CDS encoding DUF4870 domain-containing protein, which encodes MSRSLPVIPEPDRTPAIITHLSPLAGLLLPTLGNVLGPLVAWLAFRDRSGALDEQGKEALNFQLSFWLYGLVVGVLAFILFSAGLIGGAVGAAAGTPDLGALAFLGTFGAFFLFFLPVMAVLGLVPFVFMIVAVVRVSAGQPYRYPLSIRFLR
- a CDS encoding PIG-L deacetylase family protein, producing MRIMAVFAHPDDEIGCMGTLAKHAARGDEVMLVWTTLGELASQFGDAPHAEVTRVRREHGAWVAAQIGAQHHFFDMGDSRMTGGRGEALQLARLYARFRPNAVITWSDDHPHPDHRMTAKIAFDAITLARIPKIVNEVGGGAAMPPAPDLSGDHAIESGEDVRRLDAWREPVRFYQYHAPASPYPEVSVDITDTIDVAGRVMEYYHDFYRWQWTKEQFLEGRAGVGRLAGVRYAERFNLRVSQLPARAYLD